A single window of Methylomarinum sp. Ch1-1 DNA harbors:
- a CDS encoding YfiR family protein — protein MLLIRTVIIFFCFSALVFAKQPALEYKVKAAYLYNFTKFISWPDKQSETFNLCILGEDPFGPLLKPLEQRSAMDKPIHLIRLDTLDQARQCHMLYIGDETRVRSAELAASSAVNSLHGVLTVSSQPSFAKSGGMIGFVIKEGRVRLQVNLAALKKNGLKISAKLMEVAELVVGDYDE, from the coding sequence ATGCTGTTGATACGGACCGTAATAATCTTTTTTTGTTTTTCGGCGCTGGTTTTCGCTAAGCAGCCGGCTCTGGAGTATAAGGTTAAGGCGGCATATCTCTATAATTTCACTAAATTCATCAGCTGGCCTGACAAACAGAGTGAAACCTTTAATCTCTGTATTTTGGGAGAGGATCCTTTTGGCCCCCTGCTGAAGCCGTTAGAGCAGCGGTCCGCGATGGATAAACCGATACATCTCATTCGGCTTGATACCCTAGATCAGGCCCGACAATGTCATATGCTTTATATCGGCGATGAAACACGTGTTCGTTCAGCAGAACTAGCGGCCTCTTCGGCCGTCAATTCTCTCCATGGCGTATTAACGGTGAGCAGTCAGCCTTCATTTGCCAAAAGCGGCGGCATGATCGGCTTCGTCATCAAAGAGGGGCGGGTTAGATTGCAGGTTAATTTGGCTGCATTGAAGAAAAATGGCTTGAAGATCAGTGCAAAACTCATGGAAGTGGCCGAGCTGGTCGTAGGAGACTACGATGAATAA
- a CDS encoding EAL domain-containing protein, giving the protein MNKHFRKLSIKWKLLSILTFSSILSLFLALLLLVFVEVTELKSKVRSDLTAMGSLVANRSTAALSFDDKAVARENLTALKEMNEVTAACLYDQQGRIFTSLYQGRNQGCPTTDNGLSTHFERMSLAIFEPVRLDKEQIGGVYIIADLEPLLWRRLQFIGLVLFILFIASLITFLLTAPLLGWVSEPIIRLAHVARRISREKDYALRAAKHSDDELGVLVDAFNNMISTVDQQNKTLVSVKNNYLALYDNNPTMVFYLNMDGLILSVNRFGAKQLGLTAEQVQGQSIYDFVHPDDLNATKALFELCRLSPNKVYKQEVRKICRDKEVIWVRESARLLVNRQQNQSNLLLVCEDVTETKRLAEKIEYQASHDALTGLVNRREFDGYVQKIVETAQLNKTEHALCYLDLDQFKVINDTCGHMAGDELLRQLGELLRHNIRQKDILARLGGDEFGVLMYDCTLRQAINVSEKLRNVVRDFQFGWENRSFSVGVSIGVTRINYASGNAVELLKEADAACYAAKEKGRNRVHVFRPDDEELASRQGEMQWVQKIQRGIEENCFRLYGQLIVPIDGRQEGLHFETLIRYRNRNGATIPPGAFLPAAERYNMAAALDRWVIENLFAWLAGKPDFLTKLSLCSVNLSGLSLSDESMLTFIDQQFKRWEIPTQKICFEITETAAISNLNNARQFIDSLRQKGCLFSLDDFGSGLSSFAYLKNLPVDFIKIDGLFVKDILDDEVDRAMVESINSVGHVMGKKTIAEFVENEAILAQLDELGVDYAQGYGIAKPIPLDEL; this is encoded by the coding sequence ATGAATAAGCATTTCAGAAAGTTGTCGATCAAATGGAAATTGCTATCGATACTGACCTTTTCCAGTATCCTCTCGTTGTTTTTGGCCTTGTTGCTGTTGGTTTTTGTTGAAGTCACCGAGTTAAAAAGCAAGGTTCGTAGCGATTTGACCGCGATGGGCAGTCTGGTCGCCAATCGCAGCACCGCAGCCTTGAGTTTTGATGACAAGGCGGTGGCTAGGGAAAATCTGACGGCGTTAAAGGAGATGAATGAAGTGACAGCCGCCTGTCTCTATGATCAACAGGGGCGGATCTTTACCTCACTTTATCAAGGACGAAACCAAGGTTGTCCGACGACCGACAACGGCTTGTCGACTCATTTCGAACGGATGTCGCTGGCTATATTTGAACCGGTGCGGTTGGATAAGGAACAAATTGGTGGCGTGTACATCATCGCCGATTTAGAACCATTATTGTGGCGCAGATTGCAATTCATCGGTCTGGTATTGTTTATCCTCTTTATCGCCTCGCTGATTACCTTCCTGCTGACCGCGCCGCTGTTGGGCTGGGTGTCCGAACCGATCATCAGGCTGGCCCATGTCGCCCGTAGGATCAGTCGGGAAAAGGATTATGCGTTGCGGGCGGCGAAACACAGCGACGATGAGTTGGGGGTGCTGGTGGACGCCTTCAATAATATGATCAGCACCGTCGATCAGCAGAACAAGACCTTGGTCAGTGTTAAAAACAACTATCTGGCGCTCTATGACAACAATCCGACTATGGTGTTTTATCTGAATATGGATGGCCTGATATTGTCGGTTAACCGTTTTGGCGCTAAACAGCTCGGTTTAACGGCCGAACAGGTGCAGGGGCAGTCGATTTATGATTTTGTTCATCCGGATGATCTGAATGCGACCAAGGCCTTGTTTGAGTTATGTCGACTGAGTCCAAACAAAGTCTATAAGCAGGAGGTCAGAAAAATCTGCCGCGACAAGGAAGTGATCTGGGTTAGGGAGTCGGCTCGTTTATTGGTCAATAGGCAACAGAATCAGAGCAATTTACTGCTGGTTTGTGAAGATGTGACCGAAACCAAGCGCCTGGCGGAAAAAATTGAATATCAAGCCAGCCACGATGCATTGACCGGGCTGGTCAATAGAAGGGAATTTGATGGTTATGTGCAAAAAATCGTTGAAACGGCGCAGCTGAACAAGACCGAGCATGCCTTGTGTTACCTGGATCTAGATCAGTTCAAGGTCATCAACGATACCTGCGGGCATATGGCTGGCGACGAGCTGTTGCGGCAACTGGGCGAATTGTTGCGACATAATATTCGTCAGAAAGATATTCTGGCTCGTTTGGGGGGCGATGAATTTGGCGTGTTGATGTATGACTGTACGTTGCGCCAGGCCATCAACGTCAGCGAGAAATTACGTAATGTCGTGCGCGACTTTCAATTCGGCTGGGAGAACAGAAGCTTCAGCGTCGGCGTTAGCATCGGCGTGACCCGCATCAACTACGCCAGCGGCAATGCCGTCGAGTTGTTAAAAGAGGCCGATGCCGCTTGTTACGCCGCCAAGGAAAAAGGGCGCAATCGGGTTCATGTGTTCAGACCCGATGATGAGGAGCTGGCTTCCCGCCAGGGTGAAATGCAATGGGTGCAGAAAATTCAACGCGGCATCGAGGAAAATTGTTTTCGCCTATACGGCCAGTTGATTGTGCCGATAGACGGACGCCAGGAAGGTTTGCATTTTGAAACCTTGATTCGATATCGGAACAGAAATGGCGCGACCATCCCACCGGGGGCGTTCCTGCCCGCGGCGGAGCGCTATAACATGGCGGCGGCGCTCGATCGCTGGGTGATCGAAAATTTATTTGCCTGGCTGGCTGGCAAACCGGATTTTTTAACTAAACTATCCCTATGTTCTGTTAATCTATCGGGGTTGTCCTTGTCTGATGAAAGTATGTTGACATTTATCGATCAGCAGTTTAAGCGTTGGGAAATTCCGACCCAGAAAATTTGTTTTGAGATCACCGAGACCGCGGCGATCAGTAACTTAAATAATGCCAGACAGTTCATCGATAGCCTGCGACAAAAAGGTTGTTTGTTTTCGCTCGACGACTTCGGCAGCGGCCTGTCTTCGTTCGCTTACCTGAAGAATCTGCCGGTGGATTTTATAAAAATCGACGGCTTGTTTGTCAAGGATATCCTTGACGATGAAGTCGACCGGGCCATGGTCGAATCGATCAATTCGGTCGGTCATGTGATGGGCAAGAAGACGATTGCCGAATTCGTCGAGAACGAGGCTATCCTGGCTCAACTTGATGAGCTTGGGGTCGATTACGCCCAGGGCTATGGCATTGCGAAACCGATTCCGCTGGATGAATTGTAA
- a CDS encoding TonB-dependent receptor plug domain-containing protein: MEDFLSLSPAELADIPVTIATGTAKPVYRSAAVTSVITAEQIDEMGATELHEVLETVPGLHVSIQPVTNDYVYSMRGIANNTNNEVLVMMNGTRYSVPYKGSYMTGMEIPVEAIQRIEVIRGPGSALYGADAFAGVINIITKKAGDIDGAVAGVRGGSWDSQSIWGQHGGNWLGWDVAASLQYSHNNADDDRIIAADAQTSLDEVLGTRASNAPGAMQTQAERWNAHLNLQRKHIDINFWAFSEVDAGFRAGAGGALDNVGSVDGEHYLADVRFSTEDALEDWELQAHFSYLNTAIDSEIFNFPAGSVVPIGADGNFTAEVMDSRGLVFFPEGMRTDIGIKNKVPSLELSSLYKGLDDHLIRFIAGYRYEELNTSESRNYGVGILDGAIIPPSAAELVDVTGTDAIFLPDRHRDIWSFALQDEWQIAKGWQLTAGIRYDEYSDFGSTLNPRAALVWDVNEQLTTKLLYGQAYRAPSFLEQYQQNSQLFIGNADLEPEEIETVELAFDYRPMRTLRTALNVYYYQIENLIGNEAAFIDASEPGVVNGEGQHGYGMELEWDWQFQQNWKFRGNYAWQYARNEDFKRRVSGVPEHKLYSALVWSFMPQWRLQTQLNWVGHRISPVGDSRMLEDYETVDITLNGKKLFGVVDVTASVRNVFDSDGREPAISAYPDNLPIPGQSFYLETSIHF, encoded by the coding sequence ATGGAGGATTTTCTCTCGCTGTCGCCGGCGGAACTGGCCGATATACCGGTCACCATCGCCACCGGGACAGCCAAGCCTGTCTACCGTTCGGCCGCCGTCACCAGCGTGATCACCGCGGAACAGATCGACGAAATGGGGGCGACCGAACTGCATGAGGTGTTGGAGACCGTCCCCGGTCTGCATGTCAGCATACAGCCGGTCACCAATGATTATGTCTACAGCATGCGCGGCATCGCCAACAACACCAATAATGAAGTGTTGGTCATGATGAACGGCACCCGTTATTCGGTGCCGTATAAAGGCAGTTACATGACCGGGATGGAGATTCCGGTCGAAGCGATACAGCGCATCGAGGTGATCCGCGGCCCGGGTTCTGCGTTATATGGCGCCGATGCCTTTGCCGGCGTGATCAACATCATTACCAAGAAAGCCGGCGATATCGATGGCGCCGTTGCAGGCGTCAGGGGCGGTTCGTGGGACAGCCAGAGCATTTGGGGCCAACATGGCGGCAATTGGCTGGGCTGGGATGTCGCCGCCAGTCTGCAATACAGCCATAACAATGCCGATGACGATCGCATCATCGCCGCCGATGCGCAAACGAGCTTGGATGAAGTCTTAGGCACACGCGCGTCGAACGCGCCGGGCGCGATGCAGACGCAGGCCGAACGGTGGAATGCGCATCTCAATCTGCAACGCAAGCATATCGACATCAATTTTTGGGCTTTCAGCGAGGTCGATGCTGGTTTTCGTGCCGGCGCCGGAGGCGCATTGGATAATGTCGGCAGCGTCGATGGCGAGCATTATCTAGCCGACGTCCGGTTTTCGACCGAAGACGCATTGGAAGACTGGGAATTACAGGCCCATTTCAGCTATTTGAATACCGCCATCGACAGCGAGATCTTCAATTTCCCGGCCGGCAGCGTCGTGCCGATCGGTGCGGATGGCAATTTCACCGCGGAGGTCATGGATAGCCGAGGCCTGGTGTTTTTCCCAGAAGGCATGCGCACCGATATCGGCATCAAGAACAAGGTGCCGAGCTTGGAACTGAGCAGTCTCTATAAGGGCCTTGACGATCATTTAATCCGCTTCATTGCCGGCTACCGCTATGAAGAACTGAATACGTCGGAAAGCAGGAATTACGGCGTCGGCATTCTCGATGGCGCGATTATTCCGCCTTCCGCTGCTGAGTTGGTCGACGTCACCGGCACAGACGCGATATTTTTGCCCGACCGGCACCGCGATATCTGGTCGTTCGCCTTGCAGGACGAATGGCAGATCGCTAAAGGATGGCAGTTGACCGCCGGCATTCGTTATGACGAGTATTCGGACTTTGGCAGCACCCTCAATCCCCGCGCGGCGCTGGTGTGGGATGTCAACGAACAACTGACGACTAAACTGTTATACGGCCAGGCTTATCGGGCGCCGAGTTTTCTCGAACAATACCAGCAGAACAGCCAATTGTTTATCGGCAACGCCGATCTGGAGCCGGAAGAGATCGAAACCGTCGAATTGGCCTTCGATTATCGGCCGATGCGGACGCTGCGTACGGCGCTGAATGTTTATTATTATCAGATCGAGAACTTGATCGGCAACGAAGCGGCTTTTATCGATGCCTCCGAGCCGGGTGTGGTGAACGGCGAGGGACAGCACGGCTATGGCATGGAGCTGGAATGGGATTGGCAATTCCAGCAAAACTGGAAATTCCGCGGCAACTATGCCTGGCAATATGCCCGCAACGAGGATTTCAAAAGGCGGGTCAGCGGCGTGCCCGAGCATAAGCTTTATTCGGCGTTGGTCTGGAGTTTCATGCCGCAGTGGCGATTGCAAACCCAGCTGAATTGGGTCGGACACCGAATCAGTCCGGTGGGCGATAGCCGGATGTTGGAGGATTATGAAACAGTCGATATCACGCTGAATGGGAAAAAGCTTTTTGGCGTGGTCGATGTGACGGCGTCGGTGCGCAACGTGTTCGACAGCGATGGCAGGGAGCCGGCGATCTCGGCCTATCCGGACAATCTGCCGATTCCGGGACAAAGCTTTTATCTTGAGACGTCGATTCATTTTTGA
- the msrB gene encoding peptide-methionine (R)-S-oxide reductase MsrB — protein sequence MVDEQMTEQEWRDKLTPEQFNICRLKGTEPPFTGKYADCKEDGIYHCVCCGNPLFDSATKYDSGSGWPSFWDVLNEHSLDQAVDESHGMRRVEVTCQSCGAHLGHVFEDGPQPTGLRYCINSAALDLKERT from the coding sequence ATGGTTGATGAACAGATGACAGAACAGGAATGGCGTGACAAATTGACGCCGGAGCAGTTCAATATCTGCCGCCTGAAAGGCACGGAGCCGCCTTTTACCGGCAAATACGCCGACTGTAAAGAGGACGGCATTTATCATTGCGTCTGTTGCGGTAATCCTTTGTTCGATTCCGCGACAAAATACGACTCAGGGTCCGGTTGGCCCAGTTTCTGGGATGTGCTAAACGAGCACAGCCTGGATCAAGCGGTCGACGAAAGCCATGGCATGCGTCGGGTGGAAGTTACCTGTCAATCCTGTGGCGCCCATCTCGGTCATGTGTTTGAAGACGGGCCTCAGCCGACTGGCTTACGTTATTGCATTAATTCCGCCGCGCTGGATTTAAAGGAAAGAACATGA
- the fabG gene encoding 3-oxoacyl-ACP reductase FabG — MRKTVLVTGSSRGIGRAIALYLGQQGYDVVVHCRSRRAEAEQVAAEIGEMGREARVLQFDLADRRQCAEQLAQDIERHEAYYGVVCNAGMTADNAFPALSGEEWDNVVHTNLDGFYNVLNPLIMPMIRRRQPARIVTLSSVSGLIGNRGQVNYSAAKAGIIGATKALALELAKRRITVNCVAPGLIDTEMLEELPLDEIKKMIPMRRVGAAKEVAAAVAFLLSEDAAYITRQVISVNGGLC, encoded by the coding sequence ATGAGAAAAACAGTTTTGGTGACAGGTTCCAGCCGAGGCATCGGCAGAGCCATTGCCCTATATTTGGGACAGCAAGGATATGATGTGGTGGTGCACTGCCGTAGCCGTCGAGCCGAGGCGGAGCAGGTTGCAGCCGAAATCGGCGAGATGGGACGCGAGGCCAGGGTCTTGCAGTTCGACCTGGCGGACAGGCGACAGTGCGCGGAACAATTAGCGCAAGATATCGAACGGCATGAGGCTTATTATGGCGTCGTTTGCAATGCGGGCATGACCGCCGATAACGCCTTTCCGGCGTTGAGCGGCGAGGAATGGGACAATGTCGTCCATACCAATCTGGACGGCTTCTATAATGTGCTTAACCCCTTGATCATGCCGATGATCAGGCGGCGTCAGCCGGCGCGGATCGTGACCTTGTCCTCCGTTTCCGGCTTGATCGGTAATCGTGGTCAGGTCAATTACAGCGCCGCTAAAGCCGGCATCATCGGTGCGACCAAGGCCTTGGCGCTGGAGCTGGCGAAGCGTCGCATCACCGTCAATTGCGTCGCGCCAGGTTTGATCGACACGGAAATGCTGGAGGAATTGCCGCTGGACGAGATCAAAAAAATGATTCCGATGAGACGGGTCGGCGCCGCGAAAGAAGTGGCGGCTGCGGTGGCTTTTTTATTGTCCGAGGATGCAGCCTATATTACCCGCCAGGTGATTTCGGTTAACGGAGGGCTGTGCTGA
- a CDS encoding beta-ketoacyl-ACP synthase: MKRVVVTGMAAITPVGNDWETVAQRLKAQTTGIRYMDDWDKYKGLNTRLGAPVDFSRPSHYSRKQVRGMGRVAMLATYASELALIDAGLLNDPCLHSGQTGVAYGSSSGSFDGLIDFTKMLLNYDKGGLNATSYIRMMGHTCPVNIGLHFGINGRIIPTSSACTSSSQGIGYAYETIKQGLQTVMVAGGSDELSASQAAVFDTLFATSLRNDEANKTPRPFDKDRDGLVIGEGGATFILEERERALSRGAPIYAEIVGFGTNSDGLHVTQPNSDSMQVAMKLALQDAGLDAAAIDYVSAHGTATELGDVAESHATAAVFGERIPISSMKSYTGHTLGACGAIEAWTAVQMMNEGWFHPTANLDNVDPACAELDYISGDIRRIDCEYLMSNNFAFGGINTSLILKRER, translated from the coding sequence ATGAAACGTGTCGTGGTGACCGGCATGGCCGCGATTACGCCGGTGGGCAATGATTGGGAGACGGTCGCGCAAAGGCTGAAAGCGCAAACGACCGGCATTCGATACATGGACGATTGGGATAAATACAAAGGTCTGAACACTCGTCTGGGCGCGCCGGTCGATTTTTCCAGGCCGTCGCATTATAGCCGCAAGCAGGTGAGAGGCATGGGCCGGGTGGCGATGCTGGCGACCTATGCGTCGGAACTGGCGTTGATCGATGCCGGCCTGTTGAATGATCCGTGTTTGCACAGCGGGCAAACAGGGGTGGCTTACGGCAGTTCTTCCGGGAGTTTCGACGGTTTGATCGATTTCACCAAGATGCTGCTGAATTATGATAAGGGCGGACTGAATGCGACCTCCTACATTCGCATGATGGGGCACACCTGCCCTGTCAATATCGGGCTGCATTTTGGCATCAACGGGCGCATCATTCCCACATCCAGCGCCTGCACCTCCAGCAGTCAAGGCATTGGATATGCTTATGAAACGATCAAGCAGGGGCTGCAAACGGTGATGGTCGCCGGCGGCAGCGACGAATTGTCGGCTTCACAGGCGGCGGTGTTCGATACCTTGTTTGCGACCAGTCTGCGTAATGATGAGGCGAATAAGACGCCGCGTCCGTTCGATAAAGACCGCGACGGTTTGGTGATCGGGGAAGGCGGCGCCACGTTTATTTTGGAGGAAAGAGAGCGCGCGCTTAGCCGTGGCGCGCCTATCTATGCCGAGATCGTCGGCTTCGGCACCAACTCAGACGGTTTGCATGTGACCCAGCCCAATAGCGACAGTATGCAGGTGGCGATGAAGCTGGCCTTGCAGGACGCCGGGCTGGATGCGGCGGCGATCGATTATGTCAGCGCTCACGGCACCGCGACGGAGTTAGGCGATGTCGCCGAGAGTCATGCCACGGCCGCGGTGTTCGGTGAGCGCATCCCGATCAGCTCGATGAAAAGCTATACAGGGCATACTTTGGGCGCCTGCGGCGCGATCGAGGCCTGGACGGCGGTGCAAATGATGAATGAGGGCTGGTTTCATCCGACCGCTAACCTGGATAACGTCGATCCCGCTTGTGCGGAACTCGATTACATCAGCGGCGATATTCGCCGCATCGATTGCGAGTATTTGATGAGCAATAATTTCGCCTTCGGCGGCATCAATACCTCGTTGATTCTCAAGAGGGAGCGCTGA
- a CDS encoding O-acetyl-ADP-ribose deacetylase — MTDIEIIQTDITRLKVDAIVNAANNSLLGGGGVDGAIHRAAGPELLAACKQLQGCETGQAKITRGYCLPASYVIHTVGPVWSNGERDEAALLASCYRECLKLAKQYRLKSIAFPAISCGVYRFPLEQAAEIALTTIQQFVSAETELQTIYLVCLGVAVLTAYNETFTKLKVNHG; from the coding sequence ATGACTGACATCGAAATTATACAAACGGATATCACCCGGCTGAAGGTCGATGCCATCGTCAATGCCGCCAACAACTCACTGCTCGGTGGCGGCGGCGTCGATGGCGCCATTCACCGCGCGGCGGGGCCGGAATTGTTGGCGGCCTGCAAGCAGCTGCAGGGTTGTGAAACCGGGCAAGCGAAGATCACCCGAGGCTATTGCTTGCCGGCGAGCTATGTCATTCATACCGTCGGGCCAGTCTGGTCGAATGGTGAGCGCGACGAAGCGGCATTGTTGGCCTCCTGTTACCGAGAATGCCTGAAACTGGCTAAACAATATCGCTTAAAAAGCATCGCCTTTCCGGCCATCTCCTGCGGCGTCTATCGGTTTCCGCTTGAACAGGCCGCGGAAATCGCCTTGACTACGATACAGCAGTTTGTGTCGGCTGAGACCGAGTTGCAGACGATTTATCTGGTCTGTTTGGGTGTGGCGGTATTGACGGCGTACAATGAAACTTTTACGAAACTGAAGGTTAACCATGGTTGA
- a CDS encoding M18 family aminopeptidase, which translates to MKAREHVQDLLNFIDVSPSPWHAVATSEQRLQQYGFKRLYEADKWRLSAGERYYVVRDDSSLVAFVIGRKSLPETGFKIFGAHTDSPGLRVKPNAAVLVDGVVRLGVEVYGGPILATFSDRDLSLAGRFSYKADDGVIVSRLLRFDQALLRLPNLAIHMNRNVNSEGLKFDKQNELPLLLTTFAEEQLPPDYFYRLLEQAATVKKEQILSWELNVYDTQKGVFWGPEQEFYANGQLDNLASCHAGLSALLDEQVLRSGNTLVCAFFDHEEIGSESHKGADGSFLPDILERMALSIDVDREGYRRSLAQSYMISADMAHAYQPNFPNAYEPDHKVMVNNGPVIKVNANLRYTSESLSEAMFVDWCKQAGVNWQHYAHRTDIACGSTIGPMASARLGIRSIDVGNPMWAMHSARESAGVQDHHDLIRVLACFFTG; encoded by the coding sequence ATGAAGGCAAGGGAACACGTTCAGGATCTGCTGAATTTCATCGACGTCAGTCCTAGTCCCTGGCATGCCGTGGCGACGTCGGAGCAACGTCTGCAGCAATATGGTTTTAAGCGTTTGTACGAGGCCGATAAATGGCGCCTAAGCGCCGGCGAACGGTATTATGTGGTTCGTGATGACTCCTCTCTGGTCGCCTTCGTGATAGGGCGGAAGTCGTTGCCGGAAACCGGCTTTAAAATTTTCGGCGCGCATACCGATTCGCCGGGCTTGAGAGTGAAGCCTAATGCGGCGGTCTTAGTCGATGGCGTCGTCAGGCTGGGCGTCGAAGTCTATGGCGGGCCGATTTTGGCGACCTTTAGTGATCGCGATCTGAGTTTGGCCGGCCGGTTTAGTTACAAGGCCGATGATGGCGTGATTGTCAGTCGTTTGCTGCGTTTCGATCAGGCCTTGTTACGCTTGCCGAACCTGGCGATACACATGAATCGGAACGTTAACAGCGAAGGTCTGAAATTCGACAAGCAAAACGAGTTGCCGTTGTTGTTAACGACCTTTGCGGAAGAGCAGTTGCCGCCGGATTATTTTTACCGCTTGTTGGAGCAAGCGGCGACAGTCAAAAAAGAGCAAATTCTAAGCTGGGAACTCAATGTCTATGATACCCAGAAGGGAGTGTTCTGGGGACCGGAACAGGAATTTTACGCCAATGGCCAACTGGATAATTTAGCCTCATGCCATGCCGGGCTCAGCGCCTTATTGGATGAACAGGTGCTGCGTTCCGGCAATACACTGGTATGCGCCTTTTTCGATCATGAAGAAATCGGCAGCGAAAGTCATAAAGGCGCAGATGGATCCTTTCTGCCGGATATCTTAGAAAGAATGGCGTTGTCTATCGATGTCGACCGGGAAGGATATCGGCGCTCGCTGGCGCAAAGTTATATGATCAGCGCCGATATGGCGCATGCCTATCAACCTAACTTTCCCAATGCCTATGAACCCGATCATAAGGTCATGGTCAATAATGGGCCGGTCATCAAGGTCAACGCCAATCTGCGCTATACTTCGGAAAGTTTATCGGAAGCGATGTTCGTGGATTGGTGTAAGCAGGCCGGCGTGAATTGGCAACATTATGCGCATCGCACCGATATTGCCTGTGGCAGCACAATCGGTCCGATGGCCTCGGCGAGGCTGGGCATTCGCAGCATCGATGTCGGTAACCCGATGTGGGCGATGCATAGCGCCCGCGAGAGCGCCGGTGTTCAAGACCATCATGATTTGATTCGGGTATTGGCTTGTTTTTTTACCGGCTGA
- a CDS encoding hotdog family protein gives MKEFSVEELLPHAGNMVLLNRVIDYGEDTMRAEVIVRDGGLFADANTVPAWLGIEYMAQTIAALGGMKRRLAGKPLNLGFLLGTRRYDCNVDKFAVGTVLIVAVTRLVQDQGLGVFDCRISAEGIVAAAKLNVYQPDSTVNRVITE, from the coding sequence ATGAAGGAATTTTCAGTTGAAGAATTGCTGCCGCATGCCGGCAATATGGTGTTGTTGAACCGGGTGATCGACTATGGTGAAGACACGATGCGCGCCGAAGTCATCGTGCGTGATGGTGGTCTGTTCGCCGACGCCAACACGGTGCCGGCCTGGCTGGGCATAGAATATATGGCGCAAACCATCGCGGCTTTGGGCGGCATGAAACGCCGATTGGCCGGAAAACCGCTTAATCTTGGTTTCTTATTGGGGACTCGGCGCTATGATTGTAATGTCGATAAGTTTGCCGTGGGAACCGTGCTCATCGTCGCCGTTACACGCTTGGTGCAGGATCAGGGGCTAGGGGTTTTTGACTGCCGGATTAGCGCCGAAGGGATAGTGGCGGCGGCCAAATTGAATGTCTATCAGCCCGATTCGACGGTGAACCGGGTGATAACCGAATAA
- a CDS encoding beta-ketoacyl-ACP synthase, whose amino-acid sequence MSRGMTGLKLYLNDLGILSAAGNDGKDMLARLLAGDRSGLIRTDKYSPGQPFYVGAVQGELPEIESKYGVYACRNNQLLLAALNQILPTVDGMIRCYGKARVGVVIGTSSSGVRNTELALAEIARGRPKPPQFHYKQQQFAGGADFLAHLLGVTGPAYAISTACSSSGRAFASARRLIALGLCDAVIVGGADSLCRFTVCGFDALESVSAGRCKPFGRHRDGINLAEAASLFVLSKDEGPVTLQGIGSSSDAYHFSAPDPAGNAVIAAMQMALTDAKIRPEQIDYVNLHGTATPLNDAMESKALHSVFGEAVAVSSSKGMTGHALGAAAALELGICWLLLTQDDQTGLLVPNINDDVIDSSLPALNYVSPGQVLGRPMRHCQSNSFAFGGNNISIIVSRT is encoded by the coding sequence TTGTCGCGAGGCATGACCGGCTTGAAGCTTTATCTGAATGACCTTGGCATCCTGTCGGCCGCCGGCAATGATGGCAAAGACATGTTGGCTCGCCTGCTGGCCGGGGACCGTAGCGGATTGATCAGAACCGATAAGTACTCTCCCGGTCAGCCGTTCTATGTGGGGGCGGTACAGGGAGAGTTGCCGGAGATCGAGTCCAAATATGGTGTTTACGCTTGCCGAAACAATCAATTGCTGTTGGCGGCGCTGAATCAGATTTTGCCGACGGTCGACGGCATGATTAGGTGTTATGGAAAAGCGAGGGTCGGCGTGGTGATCGGCACCAGCTCGTCCGGCGTCAGAAATACCGAGCTGGCGCTGGCTGAGATCGCCCGGGGGCGTCCCAAACCGCCACAATTTCATTACAAACAACAGCAGTTTGCCGGCGGCGCCGACTTCCTGGCTCATCTGTTGGGCGTGACTGGACCGGCTTACGCCATTTCGACCGCCTGTTCATCCAGCGGAAGGGCGTTCGCCTCGGCGCGTCGATTGATCGCCTTGGGACTCTGCGACGCCGTCATCGTCGGTGGCGCCGACAGCTTGTGTCGTTTTACCGTATGCGGGTTTGATGCATTGGAATCGGTATCGGCCGGACGTTGCAAACCTTTTGGTCGGCACCGGGACGGCATTAATCTGGCCGAGGCGGCGAGCTTGTTCGTGTTGAGCAAGGATGAAGGGCCGGTGACCCTGCAAGGTATCGGCTCCAGCAGCGACGCTTATCATTTTTCCGCGCCCGACCCCGCCGGCAACGCGGTGATCGCCGCGATGCAAATGGCGCTGACTGATGCGAAGATACGGCCGGAGCAGATCGACTATGTCAACCTGCATGGCACCGCGACTCCTTTGAACGATGCGATGGAAAGCAAGGCGCTGCATAGCGTGTTTGGCGAGGCGGTGGCGGTCAGCTCCAGTAAAGGCATGACCGGTCACGCCCTGGGCGCGGCAGCCGCGCTGGAACTGGGGATCTGCTGGTTATTGTTGACACAAGACGATCAAACGGGCTTGTTGGTCCCGAATATCAATGACGATGTCATCGATTCCTCGTTGCCGGCTTTGAACTATGTAAGCCCCGGACAAGTCTTGGGAAGACCGATGAGGCATTGTCAGAGTAATTCATTCGCCTTTGGCGGCAACAATATATCGATTATCGTTTCCCGGACATGA